Proteins encoded together in one Kitasatospora albolonga window:
- a CDS encoding saccharopine dehydrogenase produces MHSQNGAARPLDVVLFGATGFVGVLTAEYLAAHAPEGLRWALAGRSRTKLERLRERLTAIDPGCAELTLLEADADDEDALRELAASARVVATTVGPYILYGEKLVAACAEAGTDYLDLTGETEFIDRTYVRHDARARETGARIVHACGFDSVPHDLGAYFTVKQLPEDVPLTVDGFVRSNAVFSGGTFASALTAMGRGPQALLAARERRLYEPRQVGRRVRTPAGPPHFNGATGAWALPLPTVDPAVVGRSARALERYGPDFRYRHFASVKTLPMALGGPAAIGALVAAAQIEGVREWLMGRYEAGQGPDAERRKRSWFTVRFIGEGGGRRVFTEVSGGDPGYDETAKILAESALCLALDKLPETSGQVTTAAAMGDALLERLTAAGLRFRVAAVR; encoded by the coding sequence GTGCACAGCCAGAACGGGGCGGCACGCCCCCTGGACGTCGTCCTTTTCGGTGCCACCGGCTTCGTGGGAGTGCTCACGGCCGAGTACCTGGCGGCACACGCCCCCGAGGGGCTGCGCTGGGCCCTGGCCGGCCGCAGCCGCACCAAGCTGGAGCGGCTGCGCGAACGGCTGACGGCCATCGACCCGGGCTGCGCGGAGCTGACGCTGCTGGAGGCCGACGCCGACGACGAGGACGCCCTGCGCGAACTGGCCGCCTCCGCACGGGTGGTGGCCACCACCGTGGGTCCGTACATCCTGTACGGGGAGAAGCTCGTCGCCGCCTGCGCCGAGGCCGGGACGGACTACCTGGACCTCACCGGCGAGACGGAGTTCATCGACCGCACCTATGTGCGCCACGACGCGCGGGCCCGGGAGACGGGGGCCCGCATCGTGCACGCCTGCGGCTTCGACTCCGTACCGCACGACCTGGGGGCGTACTTCACGGTCAAGCAGCTGCCGGAGGACGTCCCCCTGACCGTCGACGGCTTCGTCCGCAGCAACGCCGTGTTCTCCGGCGGTACGTTCGCCTCGGCGCTCACCGCGATGGGGCGCGGCCCGCAGGCGCTGCTCGCCGCCAGGGAGCGGCGCCTGTACGAGCCCCGCCAGGTGGGCCGCCGGGTCCGCACCCCGGCCGGACCGCCGCACTTCAACGGGGCCACCGGCGCCTGGGCGCTGCCGCTGCCGACCGTGGACCCGGCGGTCGTGGGCCGCTCGGCGCGGGCGCTGGAGCGGTACGGCCCCGACTTCCGCTACCGCCACTTCGCCTCGGTCAAGACCCTGCCGATGGCCCTCGGCGGCCCGGCGGCGATCGGTGCGCTGGTGGCCGCCGCGCAGATCGAAGGCGTACGGGAGTGGCTGATGGGGCGGTACGAGGCGGGGCAGGGGCCGGACGCGGAGCGCCGGAAGCGGAGCTGGTTCACGGTCCGCTTCATCGGGGAGGGCGGGGGCCGACGGGTCTTCACCGAGGTGTCCGGCGGCGACCCGGGCTACGACGAGACGGCCAAGATCCTCGCCGAGTCGGCGCTCTGCCTCGCGCTGGACAAGCTGCCGGAGACCTCCGGCCAGGTCACCACGGCGGCGGCAATGGGCGACGCGCTGCTGGAGAGGCTGACGGCGGCGGGGCTGCGCTTCCGGGTGGCGGCGGTGCGGTGA
- a CDS encoding DNA-binding response regulator: MVRVLLADDDALVRAGLRLMLRGAAGIEVVAEAADGAAVADAVRDSAPDVVLMDIRMPVMDGITATREVTGAPEPGPRVIVLTTFDAEGLVLRAMRAGAAGYLLKHTDPEEIVEAVYRAARGEPVLSPSAARALIDHAAAGDGTDTRTADAARRLALLSPREREIADAVADGRSNAEIGERLFLSVGTVKATVSSALAKLGLDNRIQLALLAHDARRHDAVDAPEEFS; the protein is encoded by the coding sequence ATGGTTCGGGTGCTGCTGGCCGACGACGACGCGCTGGTCCGCGCCGGGCTGCGGCTGATGCTGCGCGGGGCGGCCGGGATCGAGGTCGTCGCCGAGGCGGCCGACGGCGCGGCGGTGGCGGACGCCGTACGGGACAGCGCGCCCGATGTGGTGCTGATGGACATCCGGATGCCGGTGATGGACGGGATCACGGCGACGCGCGAGGTGACCGGCGCCCCGGAACCGGGCCCGCGCGTGATCGTCCTGACCACGTTCGACGCCGAAGGGCTGGTGCTGCGGGCGATGCGTGCCGGTGCGGCCGGGTATCTCCTCAAGCACACCGACCCCGAGGAGATCGTCGAGGCTGTGTACCGCGCGGCCCGCGGCGAACCGGTCCTCTCGCCCTCCGCCGCCCGCGCCCTGATCGACCACGCGGCCGCCGGGGACGGCACCGACACGCGTACGGCCGACGCGGCACGGCGGCTCGCGCTCCTGTCGCCGCGCGAACGCGAGATCGCGGACGCCGTCGCCGACGGACGCTCGAACGCGGAGATCGGGGAGCGGCTGTTCCTCTCCGTCGGCACCGTCAAGGCCACGGTCTCCAGCGCCCTGGCCAAACTGGGCCTCGACAACCGCATCCAGCTGGCCCTGCTGGCCCACGACGCCCGCCGCCATGACGCCGTGGACGCCCCTGAGGAGTTCTCCTAG
- a CDS encoding endonuclease V encodes MTMQPPPAHETPADEAEGRAIQDRLRGLVVLDEPGPAPGTGLVTGVDVAYDDEKDVVVAAAVVLDAETLETVDEATAVGTITFPYVPGLLAFREIPTVLEALESLTVDPGLVICDGYGLAHPRRFGLASHLGVLTGLPVIGVGKNPFTFSYEAPGPRRGDFSPLLDGDEVVGRALRTQENTNPIFVSVGHRIGLDNACAHTLRLARRFRQPESTRRADALCRQTLREATA; translated from the coding sequence ATGACGATGCAGCCCCCTCCCGCCCACGAGACCCCCGCCGACGAAGCCGAGGGCCGGGCGATCCAGGACCGCCTGCGCGGCCTGGTGGTGCTGGACGAGCCGGGCCCGGCGCCCGGGACCGGGCTGGTGACCGGGGTCGACGTGGCGTACGACGACGAGAAGGACGTGGTCGTCGCGGCGGCCGTCGTCCTGGACGCCGAGACCCTGGAGACCGTCGACGAGGCCACCGCCGTCGGCACGATCACCTTCCCGTACGTCCCCGGGCTGCTGGCCTTCCGTGAGATCCCCACCGTGCTGGAGGCCCTGGAGTCGCTGACCGTCGACCCCGGCCTCGTCATCTGCGACGGCTACGGCCTCGCCCACCCCCGCCGCTTCGGCCTCGCCAGCCACCTGGGGGTGCTCACCGGACTGCCTGTGATCGGCGTCGGCAAGAACCCGTTCACCTTCTCGTACGAGGCCCCCGGCCCCCGGCGCGGCGACTTCTCCCCGCTGCTGGACGGCGACGAGGTGGTGGGCCGGGCGCTGCGCACCCAGGAGAACACCAACCCGATCTTCGTCTCCGTGGGCCACCGCATCGGCCTCGACAACGCCTGCGCCCACACCCTGCGCCTGGCCCGCCGCTTCCGCCAGCCGGAGAGCACCCGCCGCGCGGACGCCCTGTGCAGGCAGACCCTGCGGGAAGCGACCGCCTGA